One Deinococcus sp. LM3 genomic region harbors:
- a CDS encoding mismatch-specific DNA-glycosylase produces the protein MPDVLRPGLTLVLVGTAPSRISAAARAYYANPGNKFWRTLHAVRLTPTLLDPHEYARLPDFGIGLTDVAKRHSGVDAALPAHAFAPDELRGKLRQYRPSLVAFTSKRGAAETLGVPTARLPYGPQPDTLEGTEVWVLPSTSPLAHSHFRLEPWQALAARVAELRVGARDGNESHPHAVP, from the coding sequence GTGCCGGATGTCCTGCGCCCCGGCCTGACGCTGGTGCTGGTCGGCACGGCGCCCAGCCGGATCAGTGCCGCCGCCCGCGCGTACTACGCCAATCCCGGTAACAAGTTCTGGCGCACCCTGCACGCTGTGCGACTGACGCCCACGCTGCTGGACCCGCACGAGTACGCCCGGCTGCCGGACTTCGGGATCGGCCTGACCGATGTCGCAAAGCGGCACAGTGGCGTGGACGCCGCGCTGCCTGCCCACGCCTTCGCGCCAGACGAACTGCGCGGCAAGTTGCGCCAATACCGCCCGAGCCTCGTGGCGTTCACCAGCAAGCGCGGCGCGGCCGAGACGCTGGGCGTGCCGACCGCCCGCCTTCCCTACGGCCCGCAACCAGACACGCTGGAAGGCACGGAAGTCTGGGTGCTGCCCAGCACCAGCCCACTGGCGCACTCTCACTTTCGGCTGGAGCCGTGGCAGGCGCTCGCGGCGCGGGTCGCGGAGCTGCGCGTGGGCGCCCGCGACGGGAACGAATCTCACCCGCACGCCGTACCGTGA